A single window of Nicotiana sylvestris chromosome 3, ASM39365v2, whole genome shotgun sequence DNA harbors:
- the LOC104245716 gene encoding calcium uniporter protein 4, mitochondrial-like, whose protein sequence is MVAGFIDSALIHRFLQKREINHAARLPEFLSIPMGDKLREKLRSMNVTGGRIRSEGLAPPAPTTETTNFSGEAMGRITVNDARKILRFSQLEKVRLRLRDMLMNSISYSKFVEIYSEVCSNREQGLEFAKMLDDSGSVIVFGDVVLLHPHQVKVAQLW, encoded by the coding sequence atggtgGCTGGGTTTATTGACTCCGCCTTAATCCACCGATTCCTCCAAAAAAGAGAAATCAACCATGCAGCTAGACTGCCGGAATTTTTATCAATTCCTATGGGAGATAAATTGAGAGAAAAATTGAGGTCTATGAATGTTACCGGAGGAAGGATTAGATCTGAAGGCCTAGCTCCACCAGCTCCGACGACGGAGACGACGAATTTTTCGGGGGAGGCTATGGGGAGAATTACAGTGAATGATGCTAGGAAAATTTTGAGGTTTTCTCAGTTGGAGAAAGTGAGATTGAGACTTAGAGATATGCTGATGAACTCCATTTCTTACTCTAAATTCGTTGAGATCTATAGTGAAGTTTGTAGCAATAGAGAACAGGGTTTGGAGTTTGCAAAGATGTTGGACGATTCAGGCAGCGTCATCGTTTTTGGTGACGTCGTTTTGCTCCATCCCCATCAGGTAAAAGTTGCACAACTATGGTGA
- the LOC104245717 gene encoding GDP-Man:Man(3)GlcNAc(2)-PP-Dol alpha-1,2-mannosyltransferase-like has product MTDEHFGISVVEYMAAGAIPIAHNSAGPRMDIVLPEDSKQTGFLAQSVEEYAEAIIEVIKMPENERLEIAVAARKRASMFSEQRFYEDFKAAVRPIFCDGTK; this is encoded by the exons ATGACAGATGAGCACTTTGGCATAAGTGTAGTTGAATACATGGCTGCTGGCGCGATACCAATTG CACATAATTCAGCTGGCCCAAGGATGGATATTGTGTTACCAGAAGATTCGAAGCAGACTGGGTTCCTTGCCCAGAGCGTAGAGGAATATGCTGAAGCCATTATTGAAGTCATTAAGATGCCAGAGAATGAGAGGCTGGAGATAGCTGTTGCTGCGAGGAAGCGAGCCTCCATGTTCTCAGAGCAAAGGTTttatgaagattttaaggctgctgTGCGACCAATCTTTTGTGATGGTACCAAATGA